Proteins from one Salmonella bongori NCTC 12419 genomic window:
- a CDS encoding fimbrial protein, translated as MKANNIILSAFITGVLTGSTALAAAPTGSDFGHGTLHFTGSVINSPCSVAPGDEDINVSLGQVANKVLEAGAGYSLTQPITIHLQNCDLTAHSGVTSGTGTVDYPAFSKVTVQFGGTADATQSELYANTGTAQGVGIRLMDTMAGNVALKANDASADHGLTPGDNMLKFGARIEKNGNAVATGTVAADVTYALNYK; from the coding sequence ATGAAAGCAAATAACATAATCCTGTCAGCATTTATTACTGGCGTTCTTACAGGCAGTACGGCATTGGCGGCGGCACCTACAGGATCTGATTTTGGCCATGGAACCTTGCACTTTACTGGTAGCGTGATTAACTCTCCATGTAGTGTAGCTCCGGGTGATGAAGATATTAACGTTTCGTTAGGCCAGGTTGCTAACAAGGTCTTAGAAGCTGGCGCTGGCTATTCTCTCACACAGCCAATAACAATTCATCTGCAAAATTGTGACTTAACTGCGCATTCTGGAGTAACCAGTGGAACAGGAACAGTTGACTATCCTGCATTCTCTAAAGTTACTGTTCAGTTTGGCGGAACAGCAGACGCCACTCAATCTGAATTGTATGCAAATACCGGTACTGCACAAGGCGTAGGTATTCGTCTGATGGATACCATGGCGGGTAATGTAGCACTGAAAGCAAATGATGCCTCTGCGGATCATGGTCTGACGCCAGGTGACAATATGCTGAAATTTGGTGCCCGTATTGAGAAAAATGGTAATGCTGTTGCGACAGGGACTGTTGCCGCCGATGTTACTTATGCGCTGAATTACAAATAA